One Osmerus eperlanus chromosome 13, fOsmEpe2.1, whole genome shotgun sequence genomic region harbors:
- the polr1d gene encoding DNA-directed RNA polymerases I and III subunit RPAC2 yields MAGADGEKKPVLEMVQADGADEGCVTFVLHEEDHTLGNSLRYMVMKRPDVEFCGYSITHPSESKINFRIQTRGGLAAVEPLRRGLNELTDVCQHVLNTFQARVTEFKETQGDPMG; encoded by the exons ATGGCAGGGGCAGATGGTGAAAAGAAGCCGGTATTAGAAATG GTGCAGGCGGATGGGGCCGATGAGGGCTGTGTGACATTTGTGCtccatgaagaagaccacaCACTGGGAAACTCCCTTCGATACATGGTCATGAAGAG aCCGGACGTGGAGTTTTGTGGGTACAGCATCACCCATCCTTCTGAGAGCAAGATCAACTTTCGCATCCAAACTCGAG GGGGACTAGCAGCAGTGGAGCCTCTCAGGAGAGGTCTAAATGAACTCACTGATGTCTGTCAGCATGTCCTCAACACCTTCCAG GCGCGGGTGACTGAGTTCAAAGAGACGCAGGGGGATCCTATGGGCTGA